Proteins encoded by one window of Streptacidiphilus sp. PB12-B1b:
- a CDS encoding NADP-dependent oxidoreductase — MRKISFTEFGGPEVLQLVEAEEPHAGPGRIRIAVRAAGVNPVDWRIREGQVLGAHPVELPAGVGLDAAGVVDEVGKGVQGIEVGDRVFGEGADTYAEFAVLSAWARMPEGLAFEEAAGYPSVVETALRIIREVGVRPGQTLLVSGASGGVGSAVLQIARARGITVIGTAGAANQDYLRALGALATTYNEGWVERVRHLGRVDAALDLAGSGVIRELVELTGDPRKVVSIADLGAPQLGVRFSGVAGSVPDALAEAVDLISRGRLHIPVEKSYSLTEAAAAHADSRAGHTRGRRVLVVRTASRPASRAERPVTSGW; from the coding sequence ATGAGGAAAATCAGCTTCACCGAGTTCGGCGGTCCCGAGGTCCTGCAACTGGTGGAAGCCGAGGAGCCGCACGCGGGCCCCGGTCGGATACGCATCGCCGTACGGGCGGCGGGTGTCAATCCCGTCGACTGGAGGATCCGGGAGGGCCAGGTCCTGGGAGCCCATCCGGTCGAGCTGCCGGCCGGGGTCGGACTGGACGCCGCCGGGGTGGTGGATGAGGTCGGCAAAGGCGTCCAGGGGATCGAGGTCGGCGACCGCGTGTTCGGCGAAGGCGCCGACACGTACGCCGAATTCGCCGTGCTGTCGGCCTGGGCCCGGATGCCCGAGGGACTGGCCTTCGAGGAGGCGGCCGGGTACCCGTCCGTGGTGGAGACCGCGCTGCGCATCATCCGCGAGGTCGGCGTGCGGCCCGGGCAGACACTGCTGGTCAGCGGCGCGTCCGGCGGCGTCGGGTCGGCGGTGCTGCAGATCGCCCGCGCGCGCGGCATCACGGTGATCGGCACGGCCGGGGCTGCGAACCAGGACTACCTACGCGCCCTGGGCGCCCTCGCCACGACCTACAACGAGGGCTGGGTCGAACGGGTGCGGCACCTGGGCCGGGTCGACGCGGCCCTCGACCTGGCCGGCTCGGGCGTGATCCGCGAACTCGTCGAGCTGACCGGGGATCCCCGCAAAGTCGTCTCCATCGCCGACCTCGGTGCGCCGCAGCTGGGCGTCCGGTTCTCCGGCGTGGCCGGGAGCGTGCCGGACGCGCTCGCCGAGGCCGTCGACCTCATCTCCCGGGGCAGGCTGCACATCCCGGTCGAGAAGTCGTACTCACTCACCGAGGCAGCGGCGGCGCACGCCGACAGCCGCGCCGGCCACACCCGGGGGCGCCGGGTCCTGGTCGTCCGAACCGCATCCCGCCCGGCGTCCCGCGCCGAACGGCCGGTCACCAGCGGGTGGTGA
- a CDS encoding MFS transporter has product MTADTADTSGALAAAPPPSHRAPAVPVSAARKWGTLAICAAAALLLGIDNTVLNLAVPRLVAAMHPSSSQILWIADAYSFALGGLLVVMGSLGDRIGRKRLLLVGATGFGLASLLTAYSGSPELLIAARALLGVAGATIMPSTASLIRSTFTDPKERTLAMGISGGGGAAGFALGPVVGGLLLNHFWWGSVFLVNVPVMLLIVGCGSVLLVESRHPAPGRLDWPGLLLSVVGLVAVIYAVQTGAQSGPARPQVLGAAVVGVAALLLFGLRQARIAHPLIDLPLLRSRAFAGSLGANVVAILSVSALSLAFSQYFQDVRGWSPLQTGLALLAGPAGAMIGGPCCALVIGRIGRARTVALGLGLMAAGMVCFSLIGPHTGYAVLAPAVVVNGIGMGLVFGTTNDTMMASAPKERAGGAAAIGETAMEIGGGLGIAVLGSVLTACYRSGLHLPAGVGPAAASAARQTVGGATAAGAAVPAPQGAELIAAARHAFVHAMNLTTLIGAVLLALGAAATLFALRGVPAVIADPAPADADPTEAATSR; this is encoded by the coding sequence ATGACCGCAGACACCGCTGACACCTCCGGCGCCCTCGCCGCCGCTCCGCCGCCCTCGCACCGCGCCCCGGCCGTGCCGGTCTCCGCCGCCCGCAAGTGGGGCACCCTCGCCATCTGTGCGGCGGCGGCGCTGCTCCTGGGCATCGACAACACCGTCCTCAACCTCGCCGTCCCCCGGCTGGTCGCAGCCATGCACCCGTCCTCGTCCCAGATCCTGTGGATCGCCGACGCCTACAGCTTCGCCCTGGGCGGCCTGCTCGTGGTCATGGGCAGTCTCGGCGACCGGATCGGCCGCAAGCGGCTGCTGCTGGTCGGCGCGACCGGCTTCGGCCTGGCCTCGCTGCTCACCGCCTACTCCGGCAGTCCGGAGCTGCTGATCGCCGCCCGGGCGCTGCTCGGCGTCGCCGGGGCGACGATCATGCCGTCCACGGCCTCGCTGATCCGCTCGACCTTCACCGACCCCAAGGAGCGCACCCTGGCCATGGGGATCTCCGGCGGTGGGGGCGCGGCCGGCTTCGCCCTCGGCCCGGTCGTCGGCGGGCTGCTGCTGAACCACTTCTGGTGGGGTTCGGTCTTCCTGGTCAATGTGCCGGTGATGCTGCTGATCGTCGGCTGCGGCTCGGTGCTGCTGGTCGAGTCGCGCCACCCCGCGCCCGGACGCCTGGACTGGCCCGGCCTGCTGCTGTCCGTCGTCGGACTGGTCGCGGTGATCTACGCCGTCCAGACCGGCGCGCAGAGCGGCCCGGCCCGGCCGCAGGTGCTCGGCGCGGCGGTGGTCGGGGTTGCCGCGCTGCTCCTCTTCGGCCTGCGCCAGGCCCGGATCGCGCACCCGCTGATCGATCTGCCGCTGCTGCGCAGCCGGGCCTTCGCCGGATCGCTGGGCGCCAACGTGGTGGCCATCCTGTCGGTGTCCGCGCTGTCGCTGGCCTTCTCCCAGTACTTCCAGGACGTCCGCGGCTGGTCACCGCTGCAGACCGGGCTGGCGCTGCTGGCCGGACCGGCCGGGGCGATGATCGGCGGGCCCTGCTGCGCCCTGGTGATCGGCCGCATCGGCCGGGCTCGCACCGTCGCCCTGGGCCTGGGGCTGATGGCCGCCGGCATGGTCTGCTTCTCGCTGATCGGCCCGCACACCGGGTACGCGGTGCTGGCCCCGGCCGTCGTCGTCAACGGCATCGGCATGGGCCTGGTCTTCGGCACCACCAACGACACCATGATGGCGAGCGCGCCCAAGGAGCGGGCGGGCGGAGCGGCGGCGATCGGCGAGACGGCCATGGAGATCGGCGGCGGGCTGGGCATCGCCGTGCTCGGCAGCGTCCTCACCGCCTGCTACCGCTCGGGGCTGCACCTCCCGGCGGGCGTCGGCCCGGCGGCGGCCTCGGCGGCACGGCAGACCGTGGGCGGCGCGACGGCGGCGGGAGCGGCCGTGCCCGCGCCGCAGGGCGCCGAGCTGATCGCCGCCGCGCGGCACGCGTTCGTGCACGCGATGAACCTGACCACCCTGATCGGCGCGGTGCTGCTGGCGCTGGGCGCGGCGGCGACGCTGTTCGCCCTGCGCGGCGTCCCCGCAGTCATCGCCGACCCGGCCCCCGCCGACGCCGATCCGACCGAGGCGGCCACCAGCCGCTGA